CGTTTTTGTGAAGTGTTTCCTGATGGGCATGAAATATTTCATGAAAAGGAATAGCAATTTGCGATACCGAAAAGAGTAAAGCAAACGTAATAAACCTTATAAAAGCATTCTTGCTCATCGCTGCAAAGATAAGGTAAAAAAAATATTAAAAGGAAGAATAACGATAATTTGACGTTTTAGAGTGCTTTTAAAGCCTTCTGATTTTGTAATCATTGGCATGTTATAGGGATATTGAAAAGCACAAATGGAATACTTAGCGAAATGAAATGGGGTTGAATCATAAATCCTGTCTAAGTTCTATTTGAAGCAATTTGCTTTTTGACTTTTAATTTTGATTTTAAACTCTATATAAGACTATCTTTGTTTTGATATGACAGCACAAGAAGTTAATGCCAGGTTTTCCAGGCTTCAGCATATTTTAGCTAACGAATTTGATCATGAAAAACCGGATATAAAAGTTATCCTGTTTTTGATAGGGATACAGGAATTAGGAAAAGGAGTTCAAAAGTTCAGTAAAAGGCAGAAAGAAGAATTAATGCATATTGCAACTTGCAGATTATTTTCTGAAATGGGTTTTTACGAATTGGAAGGATTGGATCAGGATGGTTGGCCGCATTGGAAAAAAGTAAAGCAAATCCCAAACTATACGCTTCTAGAACAGGAGCATTTGTTAAGGACATTAATAGTAAACTACTTTCAAGATATATACCCTGAAATAATATGAGGAAAGCTTTATTGTGCCTTTTATTTGTTTTCGGAACAGTGCAGCTTTGGGCGGCTAAACCCAAAGACGTGTTTATTAAAATATCAACCAATAAGGGCGATATGATTTTAAAGCTATTCAATGAAACACCTAAGCATAGAGATAATTTTGTTAAGATTATCAAAGCGGGTACATTGGAGAAGACGTTGTTCCACAGAGTGATAAAAGGTTTCATGATTCAGGGAGGCGATCCCGATTCGAAAAATGCTAAAGAAAACCAGCTTTTAGGTATGGGCGATCTGGGGTATACCATTCCCGCCGAATTTAATCCCGGCTTGATCCATAAAAAAGGTGCTTTGGCAGCAGCCAGAAATAATAATCCGGAAAGGGCATCAAGCGCGTCTCAGTTTTATATTGTCGAGGGAAAAGTGTACAATGATATGCAGCTGAATTATATGGAGCAGGACAAAGGCGTAAAGATTTCAGAGGAACATAAAGCAATTTATAAAACGATAGGA
This genomic interval from Pseudopedobacter saltans DSM 12145 contains the following:
- a CDS encoding peptidylprolyl isomerase, which translates into the protein MRKALLCLLFVFGTVQLWAAKPKDVFIKISTNKGDMILKLFNETPKHRDNFVKIIKAGTLEKTLFHRVIKGFMIQGGDPDSKNAKENQLLGMGDLGYTIPAEFNPGLIHKKGALAAARNNNPERASSASQFYIVEGKVYNDMQLNYMEQDKGVKISEEHKAIYKTIGGTPFLDGEYTVFGETLRGLDVLDAISSVKVDKNNRPVENISMKVSLLKKKEIRKLLKNKI